Genomic window (Daucus carota subsp. sativus chromosome 5, DH1 v3.0, whole genome shotgun sequence):
CATGTATAACAATATAGTTTTGCTTATAAATGccttaatatcttaaaatattataatattttgcatTATATACCATGTATATGTGTACATTTATTTGCCTTTGATGAATTCTGTCGCATCGGGCGTTGAGGTTATGCCCCAGGACTCCAGGAGGTATTTGCACTTAGATGCGCGTATTGCATTTAATAACCCTGGATTTACCTTGCTGGTGAATTTACCGGGCACATGGTAAAGTTGTATCTCTGAGTATGAACCTGAAGCTGTGAAAAATTTCTGTTACAGGAGTTCTAGATTTTCATTTAAGTGTCATTCCTTGTGAGATggttaaagaaagaaaatagagTTTAGGTGAGATTTTATGTATTAAGCTTTTTTACTTAGGTTGTAATTATTGATGTTTTTGTTTAACAAATTTCTTGATCTTCACTATTTGGGTGGCAATATGGCTTGTAGATGGATTACTTTCTGTTTCTTTTTCGCAATCGCCTGAAAAATGTAACATGTGTAATATAAAAGCTTCCAAACTCCCCCTTTTCTAAGTTTTTCACCCTTTTACAAATAGTTATATGTTTTCCTTTTTATGGAAGTAATTATACATGACTCTTCAGGTAATGAAAAGTTAATTAGGCCTTGCATTTCAGTTGTGCACCTTTTTGTTTGGGCCAAGTCTAAGGTGTGCCTTTGTATGCCTAGTTTTTTTTTCATGGTCTCTTTGTAGTTACTTGAAGAAAAGTTTGTATGGCTTTTTTATACAATGGTTATCCGGTAGTTGATATACCATGGAGTGGTAGCcatgaatattttattgtgcTTTACCTTCGGGATGCTGcgccaaaatatatttattgccTTGTTTTTCCTTGTGATGATGGTGTTCATTTATCAGAATCAGTTTATTTATTAGGATTTTACTTGTTCCCCAATTTTTAAGACCTACGAATATAAATAGTTGTAATCTCGATTCAGAGGATACAATGATACATTGGTTTATTTGCACACACGTCATGATTCTACCTATTGTTTGAAGATAAGTTGTCTGTGATCCTAACTGTCATCCATCAATAATTATCACCTCTTTAAATTAAGTATATATTATATCCTGTGCAAAGCATGGGTcacttttgatattttattatttgtattttagtattaaagtttttcttttatatatattatatatttgtttttctggGATTATTATTTATTCTATTTGATATTATGTGTGGaactgtaattatatatataattatttttatcaactgGTTTCCTAtatttgtgtttatatacatgaatattgcataatattagaataattgtTGAATGTTTCTATGTAGTTGCACTATTGTTTAATTAGTAAAGAGAAATAATTAGTGTTCCCAacactaattatttatataatatagaaatataattagTCCTGAAAACAAATAGAGGAggcttattttaaactcatgtTACAGCCATGGTTAGGACCACAAACACGGTATTGGGATATAATACCGAAACCTCAAGTCAATTTACTGCAACCTATTGTTGTGTTGCCTACTACTTGCTCCGATAATATGATACTCAGCTTATTCTAGTTTGACTTTTTACGCAGCAGAAAATTTGTTGATCCTCTAAATGATTGTGGCATATCAGGAATTACTGATCAAGCATTTTTATCACTTCTCGTTAAGTTATAATAAGAATCTTTGTTAGTCCTGAAATATTCTAAgtattataaaatgtttttgcTCTATGTGTTCTTTTGTTTGTTGTAGTTGTGGTACTCTGGTAGTgatatcacttttttttttgtctcacTTTGGTTTGTTTCATTCGTTCAGAGGTTGTGCAACAGATGATGAGAGTATTGGAACGAAATCAGCAAATTGCCCAGCCATCTGTGCGTGGCAAGGGGAATGCTCCTAAGATTACTGAGAAAAAGGCGTTGTCCAGTAGCCAGGATTCATGCACTTTAAATGGCCCTGTTGCTTCAGGTTCCTCTGTCTTGAAAACTTCAGAGAATGCACGGCTTAATGATTCAATCTCTGTATCATCCAAGTGCGACAAAAAGCAAGTATCCTGTGAAGTCAAGGATTCTGAAAAAGAGACAAGCCTTTATTCATCCCCTGTTACTGTAAAAGAATTGTCCGGTAGCCCACGAGCAGGTGCACTAAGTGGCTCACACAATTCTGGCATTTCAGTATCAATGGCAAGTGGTGTAGGGCTCCATGATCCTGTGTTGTCCAAATGCAACGAAAAAATTGCCTGCAGTAATGTTCCGGATCCCTTGAAAGAAACAAAGGTACATTGTCAGGCAAGTGATTGTGGCAGCGCGGATAGTGTAGTGGAAGATTGTGACGATCAGCCTGTGAGAGAAAAATCAGATGTTAATTTGAGTTGCAAGATAGTTTCCATTGAAAGCAGTAGTTCTAAGATTAACCTTGACAGAATAAAAGAGCTTAGGAAGAGGAAACGAGATATGATTGCAAGCAGGAAGTTATTGGAGGACGAGGGTAAGGAGATGATGGATAGTGAAGCCTGGATTGAGAGGGAGCTTGAGAACGGCATACAACTGGAGTCTGCCAATACAGATAAGCAGAGGaagttataaatatatgtagttTTGTAATAAGAATAGAACTTGCATATACACCCTGGCTATATACATTCTATAGTCTCGAGGGGAAAATTGCCCTCAATTTTCTTTCAAAAGAACAATGCAAATATTAGGTTGTAATTGAACATAGTATATCTGAATATGGAGGTAGTCCCATTGTTTCAAGTTAAGGTTCAAGTTTTACTTGATGCCAATGTGACGATGGGATTTATGAACCCTGCTAAGGAGTATAGGGATGATGTTAATATTTGGCGAAACAAGGGAGAAGTTGTAGGGGAGAAGTTGCAGGTAATTTTTCGCTGAACACTGAAAAATTGGAGGAAAATGAAGTTTTGTGCTTGAAGAAAATGACTTGATAAAAATGTATCTGGAAGGCGTAATATTTAGACTTAGGCGCAATGACTTGGGGGTGAATTTCTACTTGGGTTATGATCTTCTGGAGGCCTTTCTTGCAAGGCAACAGGTCTGGATCCTCAATTTTCTGATTGCCGGGTCTTGAATATAAAGTTGAAGCCTGTTTGACATTGCTTTTGTAGTCTGTAGACTTGAAAATAACATTTCTAGCGTTTCTTACCAACACTGTATTTTCTTTTCAAGTTGGGGGAAGTTTTTCTAAGAAATTTTAGTTTGTAACTTTTGGAGTCTTAGAACTCGTGAAAAATGCTGATATTACTTTTACAAAGTAAAACACAATAAACATCCAACATAATTCGAGAAAGAAAGTACATCAGTTTTGGGGTACTCACTCTGGTAATTGGTGTAATTAATGATTGTAGCTCATGAAATTGTTTGTTTGATAAATAGCTGtttgtttaattttgtttatattttaattggaTTTGTGTCAAACCTTTAATTCAAATAACTCTTCTAGgtaattttttgacaaatagTTTTTTGGATTGAAATCACTAGTTCAATTGCTTATTATTGAACACTAATATTAGCAGATTAACAaagtaaaaattttaataaacccagacttcttatttatttttccaAATCATTCCAAAACTTGAAATGGCCGCTCAaactatattatttaaatttgaagaTTCCAAATAATATACATGTTCCTGAACGAAATTTTAGAATAATCATTTCAAATTAGAGCATTTCTAACCCCAAaaaccccttagctaaaatcGTCTAAGTGGCATCTAGATAGCACTTATAAAGATTATCTAAAAAGTGTACAACTCCAACCAACCGCTCCTTAGCAAAAACATATAGCTAACCATGTTTGGTttgctatatttgtcgaaccaagtGAGCCcttaggtataattttacacaaacACAATTATACATAATCCCATTGGAACACATAGATGTCTCCTTAGCAAAAACTTTACATAATAAGGTGCTGTTTGGGAGTTGCGcagcaacaacagtttttttgctgaaaagcaggtgagaaactgtttggtaaatctaaaagcaacttttctgaacagcagcttttagccGATCAAACAAATACTAAATTTAGCCGatcaatatagccaaccattatacttttaattatttcactgtTCGATCACTTTTTAATCACAATTCTgtcttttttttcttaatcaGAGGGAATCTGGGTATTAACTTTTTTCAGTGAAGCATGAAATTAGATTTTGAAATAAGTGAATGCATTTGTAGCAACAACTTGGCTGCGATTCGTGAAAACACTTTACACGTTTAAGTTCACGAATTCACTACGTACTGAACTCAAATGCATGCCATACTTTTTACATGAAATCATCAAGTCCTGCAAGGAATCCTAACTTCCAATGATTGAGAATTTGAGATCATCATTTAACAGCTAAGCGTCCGATATCTAAGTTCTAATAGTGGAGTTTTGTTCTGTTTGTGCTAAGTTCTAATAGTGGGTTTTCGAACCTAATTACACCATATATCGTCAAAAGTGCTGCACAGACAGAAAAATATGAATTTACTTTCTCGGTTTCTCGGTACTCCACTTGTAAAATATAAGTAGTACAAGTTCACTTATAATTTCAATATAACTTTAAAAGCCTACCTTCTAGTTTATACTTCCAAAATCCGACCGGcacaattatttattttttagtttgtagatcaattatatttgttaaagtattatactttaaatttaaaagagTTCTAATAAACGTGTTAAAAAATAACGTTCAGAATTCATTGGGACACATAAAATATGAAGTATGAAATTGTAGTGAACGAGATGTATATATCATAGTAGAAAGACGCCAACCAAACTATTCCCGTGTAATTTCTTAAAGTGTACTATAGTTACATTTATCATATTCTGACGAAAGTGTTAAAAATAacttgtataaatattttattttaaaatcaaaaactttTATTTCAAGATTTTCGAAAAACGAAACGAAAACTAGTTGCGAAATTATTGCTTGTGTTTAATctaatatagtaatataaatGTCTCTGTCAGTGTGTATAAATACGAAAGGCAGCTTAAAAAAATCTCTTATCCTCCTTGCTCCTCACACCCACACAACATTTCTCCTCTCCTCTTTATCCGTCTTCTCTTTCACTCTGTctaaataatacatataataacACCATCACCATGTATACGCACACTTAACTTTATCTTCATCTTTATCTTTCCTCTACACATCTCTTCATTtatcatcatcataatcatcatcaagGACTAGTCTCTGTTTGATCTCAGGtttattttctgtttttctatttaattgattgtttttatTGTGATCAGTTTCAATTTACTCACTTTTTGatcatttttatttgaattaagtTGTGCAACTATTTAGAGTTGTTTATGATAATGATAGGTTAACAGATCACACTGtttgctttgttattgacttttTTGTTAGATCATCTAGTTAGGTTACGGATATTTTAAGTGATTGCTTTGATGATGATTGTTTTAATTCTGTTGTATGTATATTGATTCTAAACAGTTGATgatgtaacttgcaattgtgtATTGATTGAAAAGTACTCTATCGAATGTGAATGTTTCGGAGTGCTTAGGCGAAAAGGTTGTTGATGTATTTGCTTCAATGCGTACTCAAGTAAAAATCTCTTTTCGCACATTTGACCTAGTTAAATTTATTCCGTGGAGTAGCCACACCGGTCAGCTATAGGTCTGAAACTACTAGCACAAGAGCTTTGATCTTCAGGTCTGtaaattgatttaatatatttaattttcatgatcttcaaataaataaaaccgGATGATGTTTTATGTGATTATATGGAGCTTTCCGATCATGATATATTAACGCCATAATTATATGGACGGTTCATGTAATTAGATTTAGGATGTATCATAGGATGGTTTGTTGATAATTTAAGTAGTTCCTGTGTCAGTTTTGCGGTACTGTTATATGTAATTATGTTAACTTGGATACGGTCTCTGTCGGATATATTGAACTAATTAAGggcaaaaaaatattgttgaagTATTTGTGTAGAGGTTTCTCTGCTATTGTACTGATTTCTTGTTGCTCCAATATATTATTGCACGGAAAAGCTTTAATCCTGTATGTTTTGTGATATACTCACAGGAACAATGAGTTCTGTACAAGGACCTGTTATTTGCCCTGCAACAGTCCATGCAAAACAGACTGGAGCTTATAAGCTACCTATAAATGGACCTTTAATGAAAAATAGAGTTCTTAGAAGTGGATTCTGGGGGTTCAAAGGGTTCAATGGCAGCAGGATTAATGTGGGCAATCAACCGCGATTCCAGAAGGGCAAGGTAGTGAAGTGTAGTTTCAGCTCATCGTCCAATGGTAATGGTAGTACGGctgaaaattttaatgaaaatgatGCAGATTATGTGAACTCCAGTGTTGTTGAAGCTGGTGAGTTCTTAATTGTACATGAGTATGCCATATTCTTTAGAACAGAATCCCACATGTGCTGTTACACAGAAATAACATTGAacttgtaatttttagtttttctgGCCTCTTCCAATTGTGGATAATTTATTCTGTTTTACTTTTGAGGTGGAATACTGAAACAAATGGTGACAACTTGATCTTATGAATGACCACTTAATGCAATTTATGTGTTGTATTAACATGGATTTAGTCAAAGAAAATTCCAAATCCAGTTGTTACAGAGGAGCCTTACATATTGCACTAGAAAGTTTATCATAGTTTTGCAACTTACTGTAAGTATCATGTGGCTTTTGCGTTTAAGTTCCATTGTTGTAAACCAGTTTAATGCATTTTGCCTAAAGTTTAGTGCTTTGTAGTCAATATGTGAAGCGATATACAAATGGCAAATAGTTGATAAGCATGTTTCACCTTTTTCCAACACAGTTGAGGTGAAGAGCAGTGCAGATGGTTTCATGATCAAGATGAGAGATGGTAGGCATTTAAGATGTGCCCATAACAACCCTCATGGAGGGCATCTTCCTGATTATGCTCCTCATCCTGCAATTGTGCTAAAAATGGAAGATGGGACTGGTCTACTACTTCCTATTATTGTTTGTATGTTTTCGTTGCCTTCATATTCTTTTCAAAATAgggaatattttattttctatgttttaataaataattctggatttgatcaaatgacatgtttagaatattagtataaagccgagaatttgaaatgacacctCAAATTATGTCATTTGAAACCAAAATTTGACATGAAATATATGTTCCCAAAGGCATCCTAAGGTTAATTTTCTTTAAATCACTTGCTCTGTATTGCAGTGGAGATGCCAAGTGCACTGCTGATGGCAGCCATGCGCAGCGTCCACATTGTACGTGTTACTTGTATCACTAAAGCTTCTCTGGTGTCAGTTTTCATGTTTTGGCTTTAAAGTTGATGTATAAACTCAAATTTTGATTCTGTGTTTTATCAGGCTAGGCCTACAATGTATCAAGTTGTTAAAGAAATGATTGACAAGATGGGATATGCAGTAAGTTCTTTCGCCAAAGCTCAAGCTCTGGCACTAGAGATAATATTATCTTACATAAGAAAAAGAACATTATTGCAATTCATTTGATGAAtcattttttatgtattttacaGGTGAAACTTGTTCGAGTCACAAAGAGAATACATGAGGCATATTTTTCACGTCTGTACTTAACAAAGGCAAACTCCTATAACACACTTCCATTTCATTTTGATTTCATGacattgtttttgaaaatatgattaTCTAACATTTGATGTTCTGACCTCAGTTGGATGATGAAAAAGAAAGTATTAGCTTTGATCTTAGACCTTCGGATGCAATCAACATTGCTGTAAGATGCAAGGTACCTTCGTTTATACATGCATatgccaattttttttatttattatttttttttttttgcatatgTGCATTTGTGGTAGACTAGCAGGTCTTCTAGTCACACCAACAAATATGAGATAATGTCTATGTTTTTAGCTAAAGGATATATATCTTATACACGAGCCAGGAGAAAATGATTAGTAAAACAGAGCTATCAActtaatcttttttttaaaaaaattattttatgttttcagGTGCCAATACAAGTAAACAAGTTTTTGGCATATAGTGATGGAATGAAAATAATCGAGCCAGCAAAAATTTCAATTCCTGGTTCTTCAGATGGCTTACTATTCACAGAACTGGACAGGTATGGTCACATAGTATCGACTTGAGCATTGACAAATTGCTAAAGGGCCATAAGTATGCTTCCTTAAAAACGATTGTTGAAAGAATTAAAGGATTCACAGTAAAAATTACCTTTGGCAGCAATTGGGAATGAAGGAATTAAACTTTAGCTGATAATTTCTTTTCCTAAGATGTATACTATGGTTTCAGGCCCAATGGCCAGCCTTGTGTTGAAACAAAGGAATTCGATCTTGTGCGCAACATGCTGAAAGCTGCTATTGAGGAACGCTACACTGATGCTGGTAAGTTTTCGCATCTTTTTGGAACTTCTACATCTTCTATTTGGTCCACTTGTCTCTGTTCAGTCAGGGGAATATTTAGGGTTTTCAAATTCGTCAAACATCAAATGTAAAAGTAATATCTCCTGAGTCCTGTCCTATAAATGAGTCTTCATTTGTTTTTTATAGATAGAAATCATGCTATTTTAGACACCTTTGGTTCATATAGTTTTTGCATTTTGTACGTTTAACTTGATGCTTTGGCACTTGAGTATctgtgttttttaaaataaaaaataaaaaaattgctgAGTGAGAACACTGGCGAAGtccacaatatatattttttggtatgtaaaattttaacaagGTTTTTGATGCTGTCTTACAGCTCAGTGGCGGGATAAACTTAGCCAATTCAGATCAAAGAAAAATTGGGCTTAGCAGGTATAGTTTTGTATAGTTTTGTCTTTTTAGCTTTTAGGTTCTGTATATTGTTGTTGAAAGCTACATTAAAGGGGTTTATGCTTATTTCTATACACCTCAGATGTGCCTTTGATTTGAAAGTGACTAACTTATATACCTATCTGCTTCTACGATGTATGCAGGACCAAAGAATTTGTACATAGAACCCATATTTCAGAGTACCTGCTTCCTCAGCAAATTAactataaaagtatatatattaatgtatatGTAAGATGATtgtgaatattttgtaaataatcttcATATGACGGACATGTTTTAGTGCTGCTGTTTGATGTTACATCCAGTTGATTGCTTCAACTTCTACTTTGTTACTCCCATTAATCTACTCTTGTTTGTGGCATCTTgatatctttttataaaatgaGCATCTTCAACCCAATGACTCCTTCCCTCCAAGGAGATAATAGACCCCTACTATCCATGTGGCTCCTGCAGTTCCAGTTATATTTCTtctctttaaatatataaactcTGAAATGCTCTGCTATGCTAAATTTCTCATATGAATATTTCATTCTGCAAGTTGACGAGGAGAATTAAGGCAGATGACATTGTTATGTAGACAGAACCTCAGGTATACTTAAAAAAGTGTGAAAGAGTAATAAGAGAACCCTTCGAGAAGGAAAATAACATAAAGAACGCTTCTCTTAGGGAAAAATACAAGGGTCCTGGTCCCTGCCAGGGACAGGTTTTTTACAACAAACACTTCCAGATCCGACCGGATCTCTATTTCAAGGATCCAGATTAAAATTTcgtttttttaagtatccgcaTAATTCCGCGGATAGGGAAAGTTCTTATCCGCGGAAATTTCCGCGGATAAGAACTTTCCCTATTCGcagaaaattatagcggatacttaaaaaaacaGGTTTCAGTCCCTATCCGCGGAAAATTTCCGCGGATAAGAACTTTCCCTATCCGTagaaaattatagcggatacttaaaaaaacaTGTTTTAATCCCAACCCTTGGAATACAGATCTGATGATAATGGTGCTGTGTGTTAGATAAGAGCTCCATGACAATCGACTTTCATAGACCAAAACCCAAAATACAAATACTAATtcttactactccctctgtccctctcatttctttacagttttttcacactgctcgacacgcatttgcgcatataaaacataattctataacttattttttaaaattttcttttttgtataaaaatttaaacatcaaatttttattcagaagaaaaaaaagtttaaaataatttatcgaactatgttttacgagagcattagaatgtgtGTCGAGCCCCCGTctcccaatgtaaacaaatgagggggacgtccccaatgtaaacaaatgagggggacggggAGTATGTATCTGTGCCCTTCATTTTAACGTAAGCATAGCCAAATCTACATTTGTTGCCCCTTAATCATGCATACAACTGGCAAATTATTTCTTTCTTCTAGAGGCTGAACCTGACATTGAAAAatatagggaaaatagatttttttgtcaccgaacttattatgtttttagaaacttgccactcaactaaattttttttccttttagtcactgatgttaggttcggaatattttttgccactaaagttaggttcggatttgattattaccattatattaattttttgtagtattattaaaatgctgtgataacctgtaatattttgatgatttgatatatgtctatctttatatatagtacttttatgtAGCCAGGATCGTTTATCTTCGGTGATAAGAGTTAAACACGCATTTTACGGTTTCAAAAAGTGtactctcataaattattttagtttttcttccgaattaaaatttagtgtttgaatttttatacgcaaaaagaaaatctcataaatcatcgaagaataagttttcctctctatttatatatctttatcttgaaaattataaaaagataaagttattaaaaattatgaggataaatttaagagagatcttaagctgaactaggtgattgaaactttaatagtgaaagatgatgcatcgtatcactcaattatattttattttatcatggagagcataaattatttgaagttattgattccatactgatgatttaatgaatttctagaaatctaattacgatttttcctgattttaatattatatcacctcattttatgttattattgctatatacaaagatataaacatacatcatattgtcaaaaaattatatactatcactatgtgttaatgatgctacaaaaagtCATCACAATGCTAATATTtatatccgaacctaagttagtgactaaaaacaaatccaaacctaacatcagtgactaaaaggaaaaaaaatttagttgagtggcaagtttctaaaaacataataagttcggtgacaaaaaaatctattttcccaaaaatatattattagaacgcaaaataaacaattattatgctctctttttttccttttaaagaATCTAAACATGAAGAGAaccaaatatataaaactattaTGGTGACTATTATTATTGTATAACCCAGATAATTTGGAATACAAGTTGTACAGTGAACGAAGACCTAGGTATAATGTTCACAAGTCTGCAAGACTACACAGTGATCTGTGCCTTTAAGCAAATGTTATACACCTCATTGCACTTTAAATGTTGAACACATTACTGTACTTGGCTGGTTCATTGTGTCGAAGAGACCATCTGACTCTTTCCTATCAAGCTCCCAAAATTACAGATGTTGAACACATTACTGTACTTGACTGGTTCATTGTTTCGAAGGGACCATCTGACTCTTTCCTATCAAGCTCCCAAAACTACAGCAAAAGACGACACGATGATCAGTTCAAAAGAAGTTACAACAATATCAGATAATTTTATTGGCCCGCCTGATTAATAGGAGGCTGATAATCAGAAATCTAATGTGTATATAGgtgaaaatgataattttttgtcagATTGGTCAAAAATAAATAGACCTGAGCATGCAATTTCGAGAAGACACTTGACTAAGAGCCTCAAGTTTACTAAATATTTTCTCGATGAAAACATAAGAACTCTGcacatgcataatataaatttgtttttaaaaaacacAGTGGAGCTGTCATGATAAGTCTTCAAGGGCAACCTTTACCGTCCATGATAAAACCAAGTC
Coding sequences:
- the LOC108224092 gene encoding cyclin-T1-5, with the protein product MAGNLPEDSSLNSTAGHLGNINNPEDLDCYARRWYFSKQEVEELSPSRKDGIREDEESYLRKLYCAFIQELGMELKVPQLTIATALLMCQRFYMRQSHAKNCWQTIATACLFLGCKVEETSRWLNDVIVAAYKLMYKWDPSASKRIQQKEVYDKQKELIIKGERFVLATLAFNMNIEHPYKPLVWALKKLEISDKELTKVAWNFVNDWLRTSTLCLQYKPQYIAAGSIYLAAGIRKVNLPKGWRRLFDISPKYMEEVVQQMMRVLERNQQIAQPSVRGKGNAPKITEKKALSSSQDSCTLNGPVASGSSVLKTSENARLNDSISVSSKCDKKQVSCEVKDSEKETSLYSSPVTVKELSGSPRAGALSGSHNSGISVSMASGVGLHDPVLSKCNEKIACSNVPDPLKETKVHCQASDCGSADSVVEDCDDQPVREKSDVNLSCKIVSIESSSSKINLDRIKELRKRKRDMIASRKLLEDEGKEMMDSEAWIERELENGIQLESANTDKQRKL
- the LOC108223949 gene encoding bifunctional nuclease 1 → MSSVQGPVICPATVHAKQTGAYKLPINGPLMKNRVLRSGFWGFKGFNGSRINVGNQPRFQKGKVVKCSFSSSSNGNGSTAENFNENDADYVNSSVVEAVEVKSSADGFMIKMRDGRHLRCAHNNPHGGHLPDYAPHPAIVLKMEDGTGLLLPIIVLEMPSALLMAAMRSVHIARPTMYQVVKEMIDKMGYAVKLVRVTKRIHEAYFSRLYLTKLDDEKESISFDLRPSDAINIAVRCKVPIQVNKFLAYSDGMKIIEPAKISIPGSSDGLLFTELDRPNGQPCVETKEFDLVRNMLKAAIEERYTDAAQWRDKLSQFRSKKNWA